A portion of the Hoylesella buccalis ATCC 35310 genome contains these proteins:
- a CDS encoding DUF4972 domain-containing protein translates to MNNNLMKKYPFVIFCMGIWMVFFTVVSLSACSEEKNGDIRVENTEIRSIGKVMAELRQIRDTAVYGKFKGMYPEESKDILNKAIKQLADLILSLHQGEAVPTETKDSSIANAYEAIKVFKATVRSEDEKAPAAELFVDGIDGNGYINFGVQSVYSSFGEADNQQFTVELWFKQAKPTNFGCILSTFYENSENRFGWMMNTWNGHFRMSYSLTSRGLIEPAKAYNGLNKWIHLAAVYNDKGVDGEMENGKPVFLKFYLNGEEVSRKVKPDGRSYVGNPLDNCPMIGFAGVTSDGKLFRRLSGYMKDIHIWNKAKTPTEIADIMNKKIAVSGSEPDLVCGWSFDAEPRDSKKIIDLTKRYYASVEGSYEWREIKE, encoded by the coding sequence ATGAATAATAATTTGATGAAAAAATATCCTTTCGTGATATTTTGTATGGGTATCTGGATGGTATTTTTTACCGTCGTGTCATTATCAGCTTGTTCTGAAGAAAAGAATGGCGATATTCGTGTGGAAAATACGGAAATCAGATCTATTGGAAAAGTAATGGCCGAGCTAAGACAAATTAGGGATACGGCTGTATATGGAAAGTTTAAGGGGATGTATCCAGAAGAAAGCAAAGATATCCTTAACAAAGCCATAAAGCAGTTGGCCGACTTGATACTTAGCTTACATCAAGGTGAAGCAGTGCCAACAGAAACTAAAGACAGCAGCATAGCTAATGCTTACGAGGCGATTAAGGTATTCAAGGCTACTGTCAGAAGCGAAGACGAGAAAGCACCAGCTGCTGAATTGTTCGTGGATGGTATTGACGGGAATGGATATATCAACTTTGGGGTTCAATCTGTCTATTCTTCTTTTGGAGAGGCCGACAACCAGCAGTTTACGGTAGAATTGTGGTTTAAGCAAGCCAAACCAACTAACTTTGGATGTATTTTGTCAACATTCTATGAAAATTCTGAGAACAGGTTTGGTTGGATGATGAATACATGGAATGGTCACTTTAGAATGTCTTATTCACTTACGTCACGTGGACTTATTGAGCCAGCCAAAGCATACAATGGCCTCAACAAATGGATTCATTTAGCTGCTGTCTATAATGATAAAGGTGTGGATGGAGAGATGGAAAATGGAAAGCCTGTTTTTTTGAAATTTTATCTTAATGGCGAGGAGGTATCACGGAAAGTAAAACCAGACGGACGAAGTTATGTGGGCAATCCTTTGGATAATTGTCCTATGATTGGATTTGCTGGTGTAACTTCTGACGGCAAACTCTTCAGAAGACTCTCTGGCTATATGAAGGATATCCACATCTGGAACAAAGCAAAGACTCCCACTGAAATTGCTGACATCATGAACAAGAAAATCGCAGTCTCGGGTTCTGAACCTGATCTCGTATGTGGTTGGAGTTTTGATGCAGAGCCGCGCGACAGCAAGAAAATTATTGACCTGACAAAAAGGTACTATGCATCGGTAGAGGGCAGTTATGAATGGAGAGAAATCAAAGAGTAA
- a CDS encoding DUF6621 family protein, whose protein sequence is MDTQINSEAQWSENIIIADADYVDSVTFDLIVNFERMIGRRIPAADLARWIDCVALDGGIREGEHQTQVVLIHRKDRKGMENFMPSDYESDLNGKAFKDHLGEFMLSSLPIEEIVDETDFLMEIVQAACEQPNVKRVMIVPNFERDGLYDRMRHVLQQVDDDKRITVFAMQPLSGGNFRQEILGYSLMNALGIKSEEIK, encoded by the coding sequence ATGGATACACAAATCAACAGCGAAGCGCAATGGAGCGAAAACATCATCATCGCAGATGCTGATTATGTTGACAGCGTGACTTTCGACCTCATCGTCAACTTCGAGCGGATGATTGGACGACGTATTCCCGCTGCTGACCTCGCCAGGTGGATAGACTGCGTGGCGCTTGACGGCGGTATCAGGGAGGGTGAACACCAGACTCAGGTGGTGTTGATTCATCGAAAAGACAGAAAAGGCATGGAGAATTTCATGCCATCTGATTATGAAAGCGACCTGAACGGGAAGGCTTTCAAAGACCACTTAGGTGAATTCATGCTCAGTTCGCTGCCCATCGAGGAGATTGTTGACGAGACCGACTTCCTGATGGAGATTGTGCAAGCAGCATGCGAGCAGCCTAATGTGAAGCGCGTGATGATTGTTCCAAACTTCGAAAGAGATGGCCTATACGATCGAATGCGCCATGTACTGCAACAGGTAGACGACGACAAGCGCATCACCGTGTTTGCCATGCAGCCCTTATCAGGAGGCAATTTCAGACAAGAGATATTGGGCTACTCGCTGATGAACGCCTTGGGTATCAAGAGTGAAGAAATAAAATAA